Below is a window of Deferribacterota bacterium DNA.
GTTTAAAAAGTATATTATTTGATCAAATAAAAAAAGTTACAGGCTTAACAAAAAAAGAGATTAAAGAAAATATATGGATAAAATGTGAGAAATGTAAAGAGATTAGTTATAGGAATGATATAATTAATAATTTTCACACCTGTCCTATTTGTGGGTATCATTTTAAAATTGATGGAAGACAAAAGATTGATATAATTGTTGATGAGGGCTCTTTTAAAGAGGTTGATAGCAATCTTTACTCATTAGATCCACTAAAGTTTAAAGATACTAAAAGATATGCAGATAGGCTAAAGAGCGCAATAAAAAAGACTGGCTTAAATGAGGCTTTTATATCTGGTACTGCCACTGTGTATGGTAAAGAAGTTCATATTGGCGCTTTTGAGTTTAAATTCTTAGGTGGTAGTATGGGAAGTGTTGTTGGTGAAAAGATTACTAGGCTATTTGAGAGAGCTATAAAAAATAGGACACACGTTATTACTATAAGTTGCTCTGGTGGTGCAAGGATGCAGGAGAGCATACTATCATTAATGCAGATGGCAAAAACATCGGCTGTATTAAAGAAATTAGAAAAAGAAAGATTAGCCCATATATCAATTTTAACAAATCCAACTACAGGTGGTGTTACAGCTAGCTTTGCAATGTTAGGGGATTCAATTATTGCTGAGCCTGGGGCTTTAATAGGTTTTGCTGGCCCACGAG
It encodes the following:
- the accD gene encoding acetyl-CoA carboxylase, carboxyltransferase subunit beta, which produces LKSILFDQIKKVTGLTKKEIKENIWIKCEKCKEISYRNDIINNFHTCPICGYHFKIDGRQKIDIIVDEGSFKEVDSNLYSLDPLKFKDTKRYADRLKSAIKKTGLNEAFISGTATVYGKEVHIGAFEFKFLGGSMGSVVGEKITRLFERAIKNRTHVITISCSGGARMQESILSLMQMAKTSAVLKKLEKERLAHISILTNPTTGGVTASFAMLGDSIIAEPGALIGFAGPRVIEQTTRQKLPEGFQTAEFLLEHGMVDMVLHRNKWREVINNLLDFYGTE